The following are from one region of the Gammaproteobacteria bacterium genome:
- a CDS encoding FKBP-type peptidyl-prolyl cis-trans isomerase, protein MRNMKTLFHLSFILLAFVMLPAAVFAYKEMATADGATLQKIDTKVGSGEEAEIGKTVNVHYTGWLYDENAPDKKGRKFDSSYDRKEYFSFMLGAGRVIKGWDQGVQGMKVGGQRTLIIPPSMAYGSRGAGNIIPPDATLIFDVELINLKAGAYH, encoded by the coding sequence ATGCGTAATATGAAAACACTGTTTCATCTAAGTTTCATCCTCCTGGCATTCGTGATGTTGCCGGCGGCAGTCTTTGCTTATAAAGAAATGGCCACCGCCGATGGAGCAACGCTGCAGAAAATTGACACCAAAGTCGGTAGCGGCGAAGAAGCGGAGATTGGAAAAACCGTCAATGTGCATTACACCGGCTGGCTCTATGATGAAAACGCACCGGACAAAAAAGGCAGAAAATTTGACAGTTCCTATGATCGTAAAGAATATTTCTCTTTCATGCTCGGTGCAGGGCGTGTGATCAAAGGCTGGGATCAAGGTGTTCAAGGCATGAAAGTAGGCGGGCAACGCACACTGATTATTCCGCCATCAATGGCTTATGGCTCGCGCGGTGCTGGTAACATTATCCCGCCGGATGCAACTTTGATTTTCGATGTTGAGCTGATCAATCTGAAAGCGGGCGCCTATCATTAA
- a CDS encoding DUF748 domain-containing protein — translation MTPTSQQRSTRYKRLGIVLGVITVLLVALFALSTFWLPGYAKSQLEIHLSEFLQRPVTVASVELKPRTLELTVQGFRIGEKTDTAEASATLFSFNKLHIGVSFESLKQRAPIVTTVSLTEPHMRLVRKSKDQLNVSDILERLQQPSDKESTPQDQNIPFSVSNIAIQGGHVEFIDQHENTEHVISEINLGIPVAANINSTQENWIEPHFSAKINDAPFSVDGKLRLFAAAQQAALTIKFNNADLMRYNRYVTLPEGIHLLSGFYDSDLNLSFTQEPDKAPEITVSGTTSLRQLALKNSAVATPYQTSLKKLNIVLANVDLDGKKPARIKLHIDQAALTRAGEKEPALSFAKLAIPDITVNTAAQKIALGAITLEGLTTTLRRDAQGNLDLSRLFSSTDASAQPAQPTQRAAHIPIPARKPPYPANPIQTAGKEVKPREAARADSDQDQPTNAGKPWTPQLKSIQLKAAKLRYEDLSLAKVTPMIIDSLNLALEDIDLDGIEPLQLTLQGRVNQHGNIKASGTLAWAPFSADLLLNLTAVDLVSLQGWLGDKLTALLTSGDISFAGNFKASGDPLKIQLNGEGKLANFNIFDSKNAYDLLHWKKLEIGRLNFTNEPLLVDISALYLSDFFARMTILPDGSLNLKQIIQTGKPAEPVTAIATAESKAQNSAGAKSETPVHIGKIYLQQGNINFNDRFIKPNYRANLTALAGQIGPLYPGKSGKIDVRGMVGKTAPLHIHGTIDPFSAQLLMDLVAQVKDIDLPPFSPYSGKYIGYEIEKGKLSADVNYQVENGALTADNKIFLDQFTLGEKVESENAVSLPLDLAITLLKNRRGEINLHLPLKGSIDDPDFNLGDIVFNAFINMISKAITSPFALLGSVFEGSEELSEISFAPGFADIAADSAPRLKALADILADRPSLKLEISGHIDPETDYEGLKQAMLQSKVKAQKIAEDTKKGIASGTLANITLTPKEYSKYLEIAYKKESFEKPKNAVGLAKSLPDTEMEQLMLAHAVITDSDLQALAENRATAARNWLVENGGISSERIFVTGFHESEDADKKKGSKAEFLLK, via the coding sequence ATGACTCCGACCTCACAGCAACGTTCTACTCGATATAAACGCCTGGGCATTGTGCTCGGTGTCATTACTGTTCTGCTGGTCGCTTTATTCGCGCTCAGCACATTTTGGCTGCCTGGGTACGCAAAATCCCAGCTCGAAATACACTTGTCGGAATTTTTACAGCGCCCGGTCACCGTGGCATCCGTCGAATTAAAACCCCGCACACTGGAGCTGACCGTGCAAGGGTTTCGCATTGGCGAAAAAACGGATACGGCGGAAGCCTCCGCCACGCTGTTTTCCTTTAACAAGCTGCACATCGGCGTCAGTTTTGAGTCGCTCAAGCAGCGTGCGCCTATCGTTACCACCGTTTCACTGACCGAACCGCACATGCGGTTGGTACGGAAGAGTAAAGATCAACTGAACGTTTCCGACATCCTGGAGCGGCTCCAGCAACCCTCCGATAAGGAAAGCACGCCGCAAGACCAGAATATTCCATTTTCCGTCAGCAATATCGCGATCCAGGGTGGTCATGTCGAATTTATCGATCAACACGAAAATACCGAGCATGTTATCAGCGAAATCAATCTCGGTATTCCCGTTGCCGCCAATATCAACAGCACGCAAGAAAACTGGATAGAACCGCACTTCAGTGCAAAAATCAACGATGCACCCTTTTCTGTCGATGGTAAATTGCGTCTTTTCGCTGCCGCTCAGCAAGCGGCACTGACCATCAAGTTTAATAACGCCGATCTAATGCGTTATAACCGCTATGTAACTCTGCCCGAAGGAATTCATCTGCTCTCCGGTTTTTACGACAGCGACCTGAATCTGAGCTTCACGCAAGAACCGGACAAAGCGCCGGAAATCACGGTCAGCGGCACCACGTCGCTGCGCCAGCTGGCGCTTAAGAATAGTGCGGTAGCCACACCGTATCAAACCAGCTTGAAAAAGCTGAATATCGTACTGGCCAATGTCGACCTGGACGGCAAAAAACCGGCACGCATCAAACTGCACATCGACCAAGCAGCGCTGACGCGCGCTGGCGAAAAAGAACCGGCCTTGTCATTCGCCAAATTGGCGATCCCCGATATCACCGTCAATACCGCGGCACAAAAGATCGCCCTGGGCGCAATCACGTTGGAAGGCTTAACCACGACCCTGCGCCGCGATGCGCAGGGTAATCTCGATCTTTCCCGGCTTTTTAGCTCAACTGACGCCTCAGCGCAACCGGCACAGCCCACGCAACGAGCAGCACATATCCCGATCCCGGCACGAAAACCGCCGTATCCCGCCAATCCAATCCAAACTGCCGGAAAAGAGGTGAAACCGCGCGAGGCTGCGCGTGCGGATAGCGACCAAGATCAACCCACGAATGCCGGTAAGCCTTGGACGCCGCAGCTTAAAAGCATTCAACTCAAAGCCGCCAAGTTGCGCTATGAAGACTTGTCGTTGGCCAAAGTCACCCCGATGATTATCGACTCTCTCAATTTGGCGCTGGAAGATATCGATCTGGACGGTATCGAACCGCTGCAATTGACATTGCAGGGACGAGTCAACCAACACGGCAACATCAAAGCCAGCGGCACGCTGGCGTGGGCACCGTTTTCAGCGGATTTGCTGCTGAACCTCACAGCGGTCGATCTGGTATCGCTGCAAGGCTGGTTGGGCGACAAGCTGACCGCGCTGCTCACCAGCGGCGACATTTCTTTCGCGGGAAACTTCAAAGCCAGTGGCGATCCGTTGAAAATTCAATTGAACGGTGAAGGAAAGCTGGCGAATTTCAATATTTTCGACAGCAAGAATGCCTATGATCTGCTGCATTGGAAAAAGCTGGAAATCGGCCGCCTCAACTTCACCAATGAGCCGCTGCTGGTGGATATCAGTGCGCTGTATTTAAGCGATTTTTTTGCGCGCATGACCATCCTGCCGGATGGCAGTCTCAATCTGAAACAAATTATTCAAACCGGAAAGCCGGCAGAACCGGTTACGGCGATTGCCACTGCGGAATCCAAAGCTCAGAACTCAGCCGGTGCAAAGAGCGAAACGCCGGTGCATATCGGCAAGATTTACTTGCAACAAGGCAACATCAATTTCAACGACCGTTTCATCAAACCGAATTACCGCGCCAATCTGACCGCGCTGGCAGGGCAAATTGGCCCACTCTATCCCGGCAAATCGGGAAAAATCGATGTTCGCGGCATGGTGGGTAAAACCGCGCCTTTGCATATTCACGGCACGATTGATCCGTTCAGCGCACAGTTGCTGATGGACCTCGTAGCACAGGTTAAAGATATCGATCTGCCGCCGTTCAGCCCTTATTCCGGAAAATATATCGGCTACGAAATTGAAAAGGGGAAACTGTCGGCCGATGTGAATTACCAGGTCGAAAATGGCGCGTTGACGGCGGACAACAAAATCTTTCTCGATCAATTCACCCTCGGCGAAAAAGTCGAAAGCGAGAATGCGGTATCGCTCCCGCTCGATCTCGCCATCACGCTGCTGAAAAACCGCCGCGGTGAAATCAATCTTCATCTGCCGCTCAAGGGATCGATCGACGACCCCGACTTCAATCTCGGCGACATCGTCTTTAATGCATTTATCAACATGATCTCCAAGGCGATCACATCGCCTTTCGCTTTGCTGGGCTCGGTATTTGAGGGCAGCGAAGAATTGTCCGAGATTTCCTTTGCACCCGGTTTTGCCGATATCGCAGCCGACTCAGCGCCGCGCTTAAAAGCCTTGGCCGATATTTTGGCCGACCGCCCGTCGCTGAAACTGGAAATTTCCGGCCATATCGATCCGGAGACGGATTACGAAGGATTGAAGCAAGCCATGCTGCAAAGCAAGGTAAAAGCGCAAAAAATCGCCGAAGATACCAAAAAAGGCATCGCCAGCGGCACGCTGGCCAATATCACGCTGACTCCGAAGGAATACAGCAAGTATCTTGAAATCGCGTACAAAAAAGAGTCTTTTGAAAAGCCCAAAAATGCCGTGGGACTAGCCAAAAGCCTTCCCGATACCGAGATGGAACAACTCATGCTGGCGCATGCGGTAATTACCGACAGTGACTTGCAAGCGCTGGCGGAAAACCGTGCGACCGCGGCACGCAATTGGCTGGTCGAAAACGGCGGAATTTCCAGCGAGCGCATTTTTGTCACCGGTTTCCATGAAAGCGAAGATGCTGATAAAAAGAAAGGCAGCAAAGCGGAGTTCCTGTTGAAATAG